A single genomic interval of Juglans regia cultivar Chandler chromosome 1, Walnut 2.0, whole genome shotgun sequence harbors:
- the LOC109006326 gene encoding zinc-finger homeodomain protein 2-like, translated as MDLSVVPYKHITKSQNENDNENVDVVDDKSTRRFDNEVVKPPVDREPVVMNPEAAVKSTVTQYKECMRNHAASMGGHANDGCGEFMPRGGGDSRQSLTCAACGCHRNFHRREVLGNYHRLHSAPHPMLLYNASPTMSRPHHRHHESSDRRSETPEGVGPTGALLRSGSAKRFRTKFTQEQKDRMLEFAERIGWRIQRHDDVALNQFCSELGVKRNVLKVWMHNNKNAHRRRESSHQSPPSPDPSPQPVGV; from the coding sequence ATGGACTTAAGCGTTGTGCCATACAAACACATTACGAAATCCCAGAACGAGAACGATAATGAGAACGTCGACGTTGTCGACGACAAGAGTACCCGCAGATTCGATAATGAAGTCGTCAAACCGCCGGTGGACCGTGAACCGGTGGTGATGAACCCTGAGGCAGCCGTTAAGAGTACGGTTACTCAATACAAGGAGTGCATGCGGAACCACGCCGCCTCCATGGGCGGCCACGCCAACGACGGATGCGGCGAGTTCATGCCACGCGGCGGCGGAGACTCGCGCCAGTCGCTTACCTGTGCTGCCTGCGGTTGCCACCGAAATTTCCACCGGAGGGAGGTGCTCGGAAACTATCACAGATTGCACTCTGCTCCCCATCCGATGTTGTTGTACAATGCCAGCCCCACCATGTCGCGTcctcatcatcgtcatcatgaAAGCAGTGATCGACGTTCGGAGACGCCGGAGGGAGTGGGGCCCACTGGTGCGCTGCTCAGGAGTGGCAGTGCCAAGAGGTTCAGGACCAAGTTCACGCAGGAGCAAAAGGATAGGATGCTGGAGTTCGCGGAGAGGATTGGGTGGAGGATTCAGAGGCACGACGACGTTGCGCTCAACCAGTTCTGCTCGGAGCTCGGCGTCAAGCGCAACGTGCTCAAAGTGTGGATGCACAACAACAAGAATGCTCATCGCCGTAGAGAATCCTCACACCAATCACCCCCGTCACCTGATCCTTCGCCACAACCTGTTGGGGTCTAA